One Rosa chinensis cultivar Old Blush chromosome 5, RchiOBHm-V2, whole genome shotgun sequence genomic region harbors:
- the LOC112164289 gene encoding uncharacterized protein LOC112164289 has product MEMKGFGFINMSSVFVIFLVCVCGCGLAEARECTNAVYASKNETLKNMVLSHYHLTPSDDSARLKLHPRKMLREEDGYEWSVMYRKMKTSGGGPGAPGGLLKEVSLHDVRLDPTSQHGKAQQTNLEYLLMLDSDNLLWNFRKTAGLETPGEPYDAKSSWEASTSELRGHFVGHYLSASAMMWASTHNDTLKEKMSGIVSSLSLCQKEIGSGYLSAFPTEEFDRVEAHTPVWVPYYTIHKILAGLLDQYTLAGSDQAFSMIKWMVEYFYKRVQNVISKYSIAKHYLSLDAEPGGMNDILYKLYAITGDTKHLLLAHLFDKPCFLGLLAVQANDISYFHANTHIAIVIGAQKRYEVTGDPLYKEMGIFFMDIVNSSHSYATGGTSVNEHWQEPKRLGTYLGSDNEESCSTYNMLKVSRHLFRWTKEPPYADYYERALTNGVLGIQRGTEPGVMIYFLPLGRGQSKSVSSFGWGSPFGHFWCCYGTGIESFSKLGDSIYFEEEGETPGLYIIQYISSLLDWKSGQVVLNQTVGNINSWDPYLRITLTFSSTKGTGKSSTVNLRMPIWTDSDGAKAALNGRNLHPSSPGSFLLIPNKWSHGDTVTLELPISLRTEAIKDDRAEYASVQAILYGPVLLAAHTSGNWDIQTKSTNLSDWITPLPSSYNNYLVSFSQEFENSTFALANLNQSIELDNFPDVGTVAAIHATFRLILDDLSTKDFKAHDAIGKSVMLELFDLPGKVLGHQEKDKNLVIADSSSSKENIVFRLVPGLDGKSASVSLESESDKGCFVYSSELEVNAALKLGCSSKSSNDGFKQAASFVMKSGISQYHPISFVAQGKHRNFLLQPLSSFMDETYTVYLNITTV; this is encoded by the exons ATGGAAATGAAGGGTTTTGGGTTTATTAATATGTCATCTGTGTTTGTGATTTTTCTGGTATGTGTATGTGGATGTGGTTTGGCTGAGGCTAGGGAGTGTACAAACGCTGTTTATGCTTCCAAAAACGAaactttgaagaatatggtGCTCTCACACTATCACTTGACACCAAGTGATGATTCTGCTCGGTTGAAGTTGCACCCAAGAAAGATGTTGAGGGAGGAAGATGGATATGAGTGGTCAGTGATGTACCGGAAGATGAAAACCTCCGGTGGTGGTCCTGGGGCCCCCGGAGGTCTTCTCAAGGAAGTGTCATTGCATGATGTGAGGTTGGATCCAACTTCACAACATGGGAAGGCACAGCAAACAAATCTAGAGTACCTGTTGATGTTGGATTCGGATAATTTACTTTGGAACTTTCGAAAGACAGCTGGTTTAGAAACCCCTGGGGAACCATATGATGCTAAAAGTTCGTGGGAGGCATCGACTAGTGAACTGCGGGGTCATTTTGTAG GGCATTATTTGAGTGCTTCAGCAATGATGTGGGCTAGCACTCATAATGATACTCTCAAAGAGAAGATGTCCGGGATTGTGTCGAGTCTTTCTCTTTGTCAGAAGGAAATTGGCAGTGGATATCTTTCGGCTTTTCCAACTGAGGAATTTGATCGCGTTGAAGCTCATACACCTGTCTGGGTTCCTTATTATACCATTCACAAG ATCTTGGCAGGCCTGTTGGATCAGTATACACTTGCTGGTAGTGATCAAGCTTTTAGTATGATTAAATGGATGGTTGAGTACTTTTACAAACGTGTTCAGAATGTGATATCGAAGTACAGTATAGCAAAACATTATCTGTCACTCGATGCAGAACCCGGTGGCATGAATGACATTCTTTATAAATTATATGCTATCACG GGAGATACAAAGCATTTATTGTTGGCTCATCTTTTTGACAAACCCTGCTTTCTAGGATTGTTGGCGGTGCAG GCTAATGACATATCTTATTTTCACGCTAACACGCATATTGCAATTGTCATTGGTGCTCAAAAGCGCTATGAAGTCACTGGTGATCCACTTTATAAG GAAATGGGGATTTTCTTTATGGACATTGTTAACTCTTCTCACAGCTATGCAACAGGAGGGACATCAGTCAACGAGCATTG GCAGGAACCTAAAAGATTGGGGACCTATCTAGGATCAGACAATGAGGAATCGTGCTCAACTTATAACATGCTGAAG GTCTCTCGCCACCTCTTTAGATGGACCAAAGAACCTCCATATGCGGATTATTATGAGCGAGCTCTAACAAATGGTGTGCTAGGTATCCAAAGAGGAACTGAGCCTGGAGTTATGATCTACTTCCTCCCACTAGGCCGTGGACAGTCTAAGTCCGTGAGTTCTTTTGGTTGGGGATCGCCATTTGGCCATTTCTGGTGCTGCTATGGTACTG GGATTGAATCATTCTCAAAGTTAGGAGATTCCATATATTTTGAAGAGGAAGGGGAAACTCCTGGTCTTTACATTATCCAGTATATATCAAGCTTGCTTGATTGGAAATCTGGGCAAGTCGTACTTAATCAGACAGTTGGCAACATCAATTCCTGGGATCCTTACCTTAGAATCACGTTAACATTTTCTTCCACGAAG GGGACAGGCAAATCATCAACCGTGAACTTGCGAATGCCAATTTGGACAGATTCAGATGGTGCAAAGGCAGCATTGAATGGTCGCAATCTGCATCCCTCATCTCCAG GTAGTTTCCTACTGATCCCAAATAAATGGAGCCATGGTGACACAGTAACTCTTGAGCTACCCATTAGTCTGAGAACAGAAGCTATTAAAG ACGATCGGGCAGAGTATGCTTCAGTCCAAGCAATTCTTTATGGTCCAGTTCTGCTTGCAGCTCATACCAGTGGTAACTGGGACATCCAAACTAAGTCAACTAATCTTTCAGACTGGATAACTCCACTCCCTTCCTCGTACAATAATTATTTGGTTTCTTTCTCCCAAGAGTTCGAAAACTCAACTTTTGCCTTGGCCAATTTAAACCAGTCGATCGAACTAGACAACTTTCCGGATGTAGGCACTGTTGCTGCTATTCATGCCACTTTCAGACTCATTTTAGATGACTTATCAACAAAAGATTTCAAAGCGCACGATGCTATTGGAAAATCAGTCATGCTAGAACTGTTTGATCTTCCTGGGAAGGTTCTTGGGCATCAAGAGAAAGACAAGAACCTTGTGATAGCAGATTCTTCAAGTAGCAAGGAGAACATAGTTTTTCGCTTGGTTCCAGGTTTGGATGGAAAGTCTGCCTCGGTCTCCTTGGAGTCTGAAAGTGACAAGGGTTGCTTTGTGTATAGCTCGGAGTTGGAGGTTAATGCAGCCTTGAAGCTCGGTTGCAGTTCAAAATCGTCAAACGATGGATTCAAACAGGCAGCCAGCTTTGTAATGAAGAGTGGAATAAGTCAGTATCATCCTATCAGCTTTGTTGCCCAAGGGAAGCATCGGAATTTTCTTCTACAACCATTGTCAAGCTTCATGGATGAAACTTATACTGTCTATCTCAACATTACAACGGTTTAA